A genomic segment from Helicobacter sp. NHP19-012 encodes:
- a CDS encoding bifunctional 3,4-dihydroxy-2-butanone 4-phosphate synthase/GTP cyclohydrolase II produces MTNLERVEQAINALKNGELVILMDDEDRENEGDLVMAGIFTSPEKINFMAKYARGLICVALTQEIASKFDLKPMVSHNDSKHETAFTISIDAKAAKTGISAYERSLTIELLCKEHSSPADFVRPGHIFPLIAKEEGVLVRTGHTEASVDLCKLAGLKPVSVICEIMKEDGSMAKRGDKFLLDFAKTHELKILYVSDIVSYRLQSENLLNLVEESPAYLAGVACKGLVFLDHLKRKHFVYQFGNLSDAPLVRFHIIRSDRELLSHAANYGFFMRVVERLQLEGGVLIFIDPQAKVHDTLKNFGIGALVLKSLGIKCFRLLTTQDRPEYTALKGFDLDLLEAICP; encoded by the coding sequence ATGACAAATTTAGAGAGAGTGGAGCAGGCGATCAACGCCCTCAAAAATGGGGAGTTGGTGATTTTAATGGACGACGAGGATCGCGAAAACGAGGGGGATTTGGTGATGGCAGGCATTTTCACCAGCCCTGAGAAGATCAACTTCATGGCAAAATACGCCAGGGGGCTCATTTGTGTGGCCCTCACCCAAGAGATCGCGAGCAAATTTGATTTAAAACCCATGGTGAGCCACAACGATTCCAAACACGAAACGGCCTTTACGATCTCCATTGACGCAAAGGCCGCCAAAACGGGCATTTCCGCCTATGAGCGCTCACTCACCATTGAGCTACTGTGTAAAGAGCACAGCAGCCCCGCCGACTTTGTGCGCCCGGGGCATATTTTCCCCCTGATTGCCAAAGAAGAAGGGGTGTTGGTGCGCACAGGGCACACAGAGGCGAGCGTGGATCTATGCAAATTAGCGGGGCTAAAGCCAGTCAGCGTGATTTGCGAGATCATGAAAGAAGATGGCTCTATGGCAAAGAGGGGGGATAAATTCCTGCTAGACTTTGCCAAAACCCACGAGCTAAAGATTTTATATGTTTCCGATATTGTGAGTTATCGCCTGCAGAGCGAAAACTTATTAAACCTTGTGGAGGAGTCGCCCGCCTACTTGGCAGGCGTGGCTTGCAAGGGACTGGTGTTTTTAGACCATTTAAAGCGCAAACACTTTGTCTACCAATTTGGCAACCTAAGCGATGCCCCTTTGGTGCGTTTCCACATCATTAGGAGCGATCGCGAGCTCTTGAGCCATGCAGCAAACTACGGCTTTTTTATGCGGGTGGTGGAGCGGCTGCAGCTTGAGGGTGGGGTGCTGATCTTCATTGACCCGCAGGCTAAAGTGCACGACACGCTGAAAAACTTTGGCATCGGGGCACTGGTGCTAAAGAGCCTTGGCATCAAATGCTTTAGGCTTCTTACCACGCAAGATCGCCCCGAGTACACCGCTCTAAAGGGCTTTGATTTGGATTTATTAGAGGCGATTTGCCCCTAA
- the cmoA gene encoding carboxy-S-adenosyl-L-methionine synthase CmoA — protein sequence MKDTLFCAPLPKRFEFDSQVAGMFDDMLTRSIPHYQETLKLASHFVAQDLVGVVYDLGCSTGNFLATLAPLLPADTSLVGVDNAPSMLEKAREKLKAPNITFRCEDLLNTPLENAGAIVLLYTLQFVRPLQRQALIERIFTALRPGGVLLVAEKMMSLDRILDKQMVELYYLYKQAQGYSLNEISFKREALENVLVPYSLQENMALMEQAGFKHVEVLFKWVNFGLLYARKT from the coding sequence TTGAAAGACACCCTTTTTTGTGCCCCCCTGCCTAAACGCTTTGAGTTTGATAGCCAAGTGGCGGGCATGTTTGATGACATGCTCACTAGAAGCATCCCCCACTACCAAGAAACCTTGAAACTTGCCAGCCACTTTGTGGCGCAGGATTTGGTGGGCGTGGTTTATGATTTGGGTTGTTCTACGGGCAATTTTTTAGCCACGCTTGCGCCCCTACTGCCCGCTGACACCTCCTTAGTGGGCGTAGACAATGCGCCCAGCATGCTAGAAAAGGCAAGAGAAAAATTAAAGGCCCCCAATATCACCTTTCGCTGTGAAGATCTCTTAAACACCCCCTTAGAGAACGCGGGGGCTATCGTCTTGCTCTACACCTTGCAATTTGTCCGTCCCTTGCAACGCCAAGCCTTGATCGAGCGCATTTTTACCGCTCTAAGACCCGGGGGGGTGCTCCTTGTGGCGGAAAAAATGATGAGCTTGGATCGCATTTTAGATAAGCAAATGGTCGAACTCTACTACCTTTACAAGCAAGCGCAAGGTTATAGCCTGAATGAAATCAGCTTTAAACGAGAAGCCTTAGAAAATGTCCTTGTGCCCTACAGCTTGCAAGAGAACATGGCCCTCATGGAGCAAGCGGGCTTTAAGCATGTGGAAGTGCTGTTTAAGTGGGTGAATTTTGGGCTGCTTTATGCACGCAAAACTTAG
- the modA gene encoding molybdate ABC transporter substrate-binding protein: protein MRLFIFALLMCSCFGAQIKIAAAANLSQALKAIKTAFLKQHPKDKVLISFGSSGQLFNQITQGAPYDLFISADKARPLRLVRGGYTSYPVQVYARGVLVLWSATKPVKSLDALRDSYDHLAIANPTLAPYGRAGMEVLKKLRLADTLQLKIAEANSVGQATSYVASQAAQLGFSALSLMDKKAHYFVIPQEYYSPIEQAMVLTKWGGGKKLAKEFESFILSAKGQALLKAYGYLIAPFDN, encoded by the coding sequence ATGCGTTTGTTCATTTTCGCTTTGTTGATGTGTTCTTGCTTTGGAGCACAGATCAAGATTGCGGCGGCAGCAAATTTAAGCCAAGCCCTAAAGGCGATCAAAACCGCGTTTTTAAAGCAACACCCCAAGGATAAAGTTTTAATCAGCTTTGGTTCTTCAGGGCAGTTGTTTAACCAAATCACCCAAGGCGCGCCCTATGATTTGTTCATCAGTGCCGATAAAGCCCGCCCCCTACGATTGGTGCGAGGCGGCTACACCTCTTACCCCGTGCAAGTCTATGCTAGAGGGGTTTTGGTGCTTTGGAGCGCAACTAAGCCGGTCAAATCCTTAGACGCGCTGCGCGATTCTTACGACCATTTGGCCATCGCCAACCCCACCCTTGCTCCCTATGGACGCGCAGGCATGGAAGTGTTGAAAAAATTGCGCCTTGCCGACACTTTGCAGCTTAAGATCGCCGAGGCCAACTCCGTGGGGCAGGCAACCTCCTATGTTGCTAGTCAAGCCGCACAGCTAGGCTTTAGCGCCCTCTCTTTAATGGATAAAAAGGCGCATTATTTCGTCATACCCCAAGAGTATTACAGCCCCATAGAGCAAGCAATGGTGCTCACTAAATGGGGCGGGGGCAAAAAATTAGCCAAAGAATTTGAAAGTTTCATTTTAAGCGCCAAAGGGCAAGCCCTTTTAAAAGCCTATGGCTATTTGATCGCCCCCTTTGACAACTGA
- the sodB gene encoding superoxide dismutase [Fe], whose translation MFVLRDLPYSKDSMGDFLSPTAFDYHHGKHHQTYVNNLNNLVKDTEFKDSCLFTILTKSSGGVFNNAAQIYNHDFYWDCLSPKATEMSEELKHAITTDYGSLEAFKEAFIKSATTLFGSGWNWAVYNPATSKIEIVQTSNAHTPVTEQKVPLLVVDVWEHAYYIDHKNARPVYLEKFYEHINWAFVSECLEWAKKEGLGSVDYYINQIVHKKA comes from the coding sequence ATGTTTGTTTTAAGAGATTTGCCCTACAGCAAGGATAGCATGGGAGATTTTCTAAGCCCCACCGCCTTTGACTACCACCACGGCAAGCACCACCAAACTTATGTCAACAACCTCAACAACCTCGTCAAGGACACGGAGTTTAAAGACAGTTGTTTATTCACTATTCTCACTAAGTCTAGCGGAGGGGTGTTTAACAACGCCGCGCAAATCTACAACCACGATTTTTATTGGGACTGCCTAAGCCCTAAAGCCACCGAAATGAGCGAAGAACTCAAACACGCCATCACCACTGATTACGGCTCACTCGAAGCCTTTAAGGAGGCCTTCATTAAAAGTGCCACCACGCTCTTTGGCTCCGGGTGGAATTGGGCGGTGTATAACCCTGCGACAAGCAAAATTGAAATCGTGCAAACCAGCAACGCCCACACCCCTGTAACCGAGCAAAAAGTCCCCCTTCTAGTCGTGGATGTGTGGGAACACGCCTACTACATCGATCACAAAAACGCCCGCCCCGTGTATTTGGAGAAATTCTACGAACACATCAACTGGGCGTTTGTGTCCGAGTGTTTAGAGTGGGCAAAAAAGGAAGGTTTGGGCTCTGTGGATTATTACATCAACCAAATCGTGCATAAGAAAGCCTAG
- the bioD gene encoding dethiobiotin synthase, with amino-acid sequence MHRPIFISATNTDVGKTTMALKLAQLYNDKGIKTLLTKPIETGINTQEKSDADLFLETNQQIDPDLILDDISFYRYVLAASPFVATRFEPHLPLIEFKYIEKRLKTLQERCDLLIIEGVGGLLVPLDEKVRIVDLALYLKAKLLLVSGSKLGMLNDLLLNLHYLSANKIPCQIAINMLDNRAYYQTSKPYVDYLNNNLKEPILVFQEQQDLLLNRLLES; translated from the coding sequence ATGCATCGCCCAATTTTTATTAGCGCCACCAATACAGATGTGGGCAAGACCACCATGGCCCTTAAACTCGCTCAACTTTACAACGACAAAGGCATTAAAACCCTACTTACCAAGCCCATTGAAACAGGCATCAACACCCAAGAAAAAAGCGATGCCGACTTATTCTTAGAAACAAACCAGCAAATCGACCCCGATTTAATCTTAGACGACATTAGTTTTTACCGCTATGTGCTCGCGGCTAGCCCCTTTGTAGCGACGCGCTTTGAGCCCCACCTACCCCTCATAGAGTTTAAATACATTGAAAAAAGGCTTAAAACCCTGCAAGAAAGATGCGACCTGCTCATCATTGAAGGTGTGGGGGGCTTGCTCGTGCCCCTAGATGAAAAGGTGCGGATTGTGGATTTAGCCCTCTACCTTAAGGCAAAATTGCTACTAGTGAGTGGAAGCAAACTTGGCATGTTAAATGACCTCTTGTTAAACCTGCACTACCTCAGCGCAAATAAAATCCCTTGCCAAATCGCCATCAACATGCTCGACAACCGCGCCTACTACCAAACCAGTAAGCCCTATGTGGATTATCTTAACAACAACTTAAAAGAGCCCATTTTAGTTTTTCAAGAGCAGCAAGACCTGCTTTTAAACCGCCTCTTAGAATCTTAA
- a CDS encoding thiazole synthase: MQDPLIIGSKTFASRLIVGSGKYKDFATTKEATLASGADMLTVAVRRVNITDPNSENLLDTFKDTHISFLPNSAGCVNAKEAIALFRLVKEATGIDFIKLEIIGDQRTLYPDTLETLEACKILAKDGFCVLAYSNDDPVMAKKLEDAGASAVMPLASPIGSGLGIQNRYNIGFIKEAVSVPVIVDAGVGCASDASIAMELGADGVLTNSAIALAKDPVLMAKSMKHAVLAGRQSYLAGRIPKKAYASPSSPVFGLAQL; encoded by the coding sequence GTGCAAGACCCCCTCATCATCGGCTCTAAGACCTTTGCCTCCCGCCTCATTGTAGGCAGCGGCAAGTATAAAGACTTTGCCACCACCAAAGAAGCGACCTTAGCTAGCGGGGCGGACATGCTCACCGTGGCGGTGAGAAGGGTAAACATCACCGACCCCAATAGCGAAAACCTGCTAGACACCTTTAAAGACACGCACATCAGCTTTTTACCCAACTCCGCCGGCTGTGTCAACGCCAAAGAAGCCATTGCGCTTTTTAGGCTTGTTAAAGAAGCAACGGGGATTGATTTTATTAAGCTTGAAATCATCGGCGATCAGCGCACGCTCTATCCCGACACTCTAGAGACTCTAGAGGCGTGTAAAATCCTTGCCAAAGACGGCTTTTGTGTGCTTGCCTACAGCAATGACGACCCCGTCATGGCTAAAAAGCTAGAAGATGCGGGCGCGAGTGCCGTGATGCCTTTAGCCTCACCCATTGGCAGCGGGCTTGGGATACAAAATCGCTACAACATCGGTTTCATCAAGGAAGCGGTGAGTGTGCCTGTGATTGTGGATGCGGGCGTGGGCTGTGCCTCGGACGCAAGCATTGCGATGGAGCTAGGCGCGGATGGGGTTTTAACCAACTCTGCCATCGCTCTAGCCAAAGACCCTGTTTTAATGGCAAAGAGCATGAAGCACGCCGTTTTAGCCGGGCGCCAAAGCTATCTAGCCGGACGAATCCCTAAAAAAGCCTATGCCAGTCCTAGCTCTCCCGTCTTTGGGCTCGCCCAACTTTGA